A genomic stretch from Antarcticibacterium flavum includes:
- a CDS encoding LacI family DNA-binding transcriptional regulator — translation MRSKITLKELAKLLNVSVSTVSKSLNDSPEISPKTVQRVKELAQLHNYRPNPTAVNLKRNRTGNIAVIVPNISNTFFAKVLGGVETEARKLGFQVITYISNESLKLEKQITELISNGLVDGLLISVSEETQKMNDYAHLHNLLEYEIPVVLFDRIIPNIEIDMVGVNDKDSIYDAVQFLYSRNIKKIGLVCALGDIGLGQLRIEGYKKACKDLGLPVDEKFAVVSRDIPEVKDKLKQLLQEKEVEALIGLDFLSTLLTSRAIQEEGLKIPEDIKMIGYVNEDIAPILYPSLSYVDQHPRQMGETAATLLVERIKGNKPSTPSHTTLKTELKHLDSTRF, via the coding sequence ATGAGATCAAAAATTACCCTCAAAGAGCTCGCTAAACTTCTGAATGTATCGGTCTCAACCGTTTCAAAATCTCTGAATGACAGTCCAGAGATAAGTCCCAAGACAGTACAAAGGGTAAAGGAACTGGCCCAGCTGCATAATTACAGGCCAAATCCCACCGCAGTCAACTTAAAGCGAAACAGGACAGGAAATATCGCCGTGATCGTTCCTAATATCTCCAACACTTTTTTTGCAAAGGTCCTGGGAGGAGTAGAAACAGAAGCAAGGAAACTCGGTTTCCAGGTCATTACTTATATATCAAATGAATCCCTTAAGCTCGAGAAACAAATTACTGAGCTTATCTCTAATGGACTTGTTGATGGTTTGCTGATTTCAGTTTCGGAAGAGACACAAAAAATGAATGACTACGCGCACCTGCATAACCTGCTGGAATATGAGATACCGGTAGTGCTCTTTGACAGGATCATTCCAAATATCGAAATAGATATGGTAGGAGTAAACGACAAGGACAGTATCTATGATGCTGTTCAATTCCTATACTCCAGGAATATTAAAAAAATAGGCCTTGTTTGTGCATTGGGGGACATAGGTTTAGGACAGCTGCGTATTGAGGGGTATAAAAAAGCCTGTAAAGACCTTGGACTTCCTGTAGATGAAAAATTTGCGGTAGTTTCCAGGGATATACCTGAAGTAAAGGATAAACTTAAACAGCTACTACAGGAGAAAGAAGTGGAAGCCCTCATTGGCCTGGATTTTCTTAGCACCCTGTTAACTTCGAGAGCCATACAGGAAGAGGGGCTTAAGATCCCTGAGGATATTAAGATGATAGGTTATGTAAACGAGGATATTGCGCCAATCCTTTATCCCTCGCTGAGTTATGTAGACCAGCATCCCAGGCAAATGGGAGAAACAGCCGCGACCCTTCTTGTAGAAAGAATAAAGGGGAATAAGCCTTCAACACCCTCTCACACCACCCTAAAAACCGAATTGAAACACCTGGACTCCACAAGGTTCTAG
- a CDS encoding lipid-binding SYLF domain-containing protein translates to MKTSLKPLCLFFIFLMTFTFVRAQDEREEFLKDVKEAKTAFVQKDPAMSKLFASVEAYAIFPNVGKGAYIIGGAAGNGAVYQSGNLIGLAKLRQVDVGAQIGGQAYSQVLLFENEAAVNRFKQGKYEVAANASAVILEEGAASSINFRDGVAIVTLPKAGAMVEISVGGQKFEYQDFRNP, encoded by the coding sequence ATGAAAACTTCCTTAAAGCCTTTGTGCCTCTTTTTCATATTCTTGATGACATTCACATTTGTAAGAGCACAGGATGAAAGAGAGGAATTTTTAAAGGATGTCAAAGAAGCCAAAACTGCTTTTGTGCAAAAGGATCCCGCAATGTCCAAATTATTTGCTTCTGTAGAAGCCTATGCCATATTTCCGAATGTGGGCAAAGGGGCATATATTATTGGTGGCGCAGCAGGGAATGGAGCTGTATATCAAAGCGGAAACCTTATAGGACTGGCCAAATTAAGACAGGTGGATGTGGGAGCGCAAATTGGAGGACAGGCTTATAGCCAGGTACTATTATTTGAAAATGAAGCTGCAGTGAACCGTTTCAAGCAGGGAAAATATGAGGTTGCCGCAAATGCATCTGCAGTGATCCTCGAGGAAGGAGCAGCATCAAGCATAAACTTTAGAGACGGGGTTGCGATCGTAACCCTGCCTAAAGCGGGTGCGATGGTAGAAATTTCTGTGGGCGGACAAAAATTTGAATATCAGGATTTCAGAAATCCATAA
- a CDS encoding lipid-binding SYLF domain-containing protein, with translation MKTKSKFLRIISMFCMLLFTTALIAQNDTIRDWETDRGDRDEVVDMEKREKIIRDAEEAKNVISQMNPNAARLFDSAVGYAIFPNVGKGAYILGGAAGNGVVYENGERVGFAELRQLDIGLQIGGQAFREVIFFETQAALDRFKNGNLEFEGNASAVIIEEGKSRNISFQDGVAVVTMPKAGAMVELSIGGQQFSYGELD, from the coding sequence ATGAAAACGAAGAGTAAATTTTTGAGAATTATAAGTATGTTCTGCATGCTTTTATTCACAACAGCCCTTATAGCCCAAAATGATACAATTAGGGACTGGGAAACAGACAGGGGAGATCGTGATGAGGTAGTGGACATGGAAAAGCGGGAAAAAATTATTAGAGATGCTGAGGAGGCTAAAAATGTTATTTCCCAAATGAACCCAAATGCTGCACGACTATTTGACTCTGCAGTAGGTTATGCAATTTTCCCCAATGTGGGTAAAGGTGCATACATCCTGGGAGGAGCTGCAGGTAATGGAGTGGTTTATGAAAATGGAGAGAGAGTAGGTTTTGCTGAATTAAGACAACTCGATATTGGACTTCAAATTGGAGGGCAGGCCTTCAGGGAAGTGATATTTTTCGAAACCCAGGCTGCCCTGGACCGTTTTAAAAATGGAAATCTTGAATTTGAAGGTAACGCATCTGCAGTAATAATAGAAGAGGGTAAATCCCGAAATATAAGTTTCCAGGATGGGGTTGCAGTTGTGACCATGCCTAAAGCTGGTGCGATGGTAGAATTATCTATTGGAGGACAACAGTTCAGCTATGGAGAGTTGGATTAA
- a CDS encoding RidA family protein, translating into MKNYTLFAILLLVSLPKAFSQHSPEERLQELNINLPEVKQPVANFVKWRQVGNLLFLSGEGSEEKGTLGKDLTVKEGYNAARGTGIKILSTLKAATGDLGRIKQFVKVHGMVNSLPDFYEQPQVINGFSDLMVEVFGDKGKHARAAVGHATLPFNIAVEIEVIVELEED; encoded by the coding sequence ATGAAAAATTATACCCTTTTTGCTATTCTCCTCCTCGTCTCCTTGCCGAAAGCCTTTTCACAACATTCACCCGAAGAGCGCCTACAGGAGCTAAATATCAATCTTCCTGAGGTTAAACAGCCGGTAGCCAATTTTGTGAAATGGCGGCAGGTAGGTAATCTCCTTTTTCTTTCAGGGGAAGGAAGTGAAGAAAAAGGAACACTTGGAAAAGACCTTACGGTAAAGGAAGGTTATAATGCTGCAAGGGGCACCGGTATCAAGATCCTGTCAACTTTAAAAGCAGCAACGGGAGATCTTGGCCGTATCAAACAATTTGTCAAGGTGCACGGGATGGTGAATTCCTTACCCGATTTCTACGAGCAACCACAGGTAATCAATGGATTTTCAGACCTTATGGTGGAGGTTTTTGGAGATAAGGGAAAACACGCGCGGGCAGCTGTAGGCCATGCGACCTTACCATTTAATATAGCGGTGGAAATAGAAGTTATAGTGGAACTGGAAGAGGATTAA
- a CDS encoding lipid-binding SYLF domain-containing protein, which yields MKSLTNKVYMPLFVLALLLLASCGSMRNTEEDLRRDASDARTDIRQNHSNAAQLLENSAGYAIFPNVGKGAYIIGGASGNGVVYENNTIVGYADLKQVDIGLQAGGKSFVEVLIFETKTDLERFKEGGYELGANASAVILDKGVSRDIDFQDGVAVITMPKGGAMAGVSVGGQRFTFQPRQ from the coding sequence ATGAAATCACTGACTAACAAAGTTTACATGCCACTATTTGTGCTGGCGCTATTGCTGCTGGCAAGTTGCGGAAGTATGAGAAATACCGAGGAGGATCTTAGAAGAGATGCTTCAGATGCACGGACTGATATAAGACAAAATCATTCCAATGCAGCTCAATTACTTGAGAATTCTGCCGGCTATGCTATTTTTCCAAATGTTGGAAAAGGAGCTTATATCATTGGCGGAGCTTCCGGTAACGGGGTAGTTTATGAGAATAATACTATAGTAGGTTATGCAGATCTTAAGCAAGTTGATATAGGATTGCAGGCCGGAGGAAAATCCTTTGTAGAAGTTCTTATTTTTGAGACGAAAACAGATCTTGAGAGATTCAAGGAAGGTGGTTACGAACTCGGTGCAAATGCATCAGCCGTAATACTTGACAAGGGAGTATCCCGGGATATTGATTTCCAGGATGGAGTTGCTGTGATCACCATGCCAAAAGGTGGTGCAATGGCAGGAGTATCTGTTGGAGGGCAACGTTTTACTTTCCAGCCTAGACAATAG